GCGTCGGCATCTTTGGGACTTAAGTATTCACGACCTTTTTCAGTCAAATCCGCCTCGTGGCTCTTCTCATCAATCGCGAAAAACAACTCTTCCTTCTGGGCGTAAAGATCCTTCTTGGATTGATCGCCATGCAATTCCAATTCCGCCTTATTCATCATGCGGAGGACAGTTGGGTCTTCCAGCAGCTTCATCAATTCCTCTGATCTAGGCTGGCCGACCTTCACACGGTAGAGCAACAATCCCACTTCCTTCTCCAGTGCTTCCGGACTTTTAGGATTGGAACCATCCTCTGGTTTCAACTTTTTCAAAAGCTCTTCTGCCTCCCGTATATACCGGCTGCATAGCTTGCCTTGGGCTTGAATCAACGATTCCACCGCCGGCTTGAACTCGCCGTATTGGTTGTCCACGTTGACAACGGCTGGCCCACTGATGATCAACGGCGTTCTCGCCTCGTCCACGAGGATGGAATCCACTTCGTCCACAATCGCGAAATAATGACCGCGTTGCACCTGCTCCTCTTTGCGGGAAGCCATGCCGTTGTCGCGAAGATAATCAAAACCAAACTCCGCATTGGTGCCGTAGGTAATGTCGCAACCATATTGTTCGCGACGGACTTGCGGCGGTTGATCATGCAAAATACAACCCACAGTCAGGCCTAAAAATTTATAAAGAGCACCCATCCACTCGCTATCGCGTGCCGCCAGGTAATCATTGACGGTAACCACGTGCACGCCGCGACCGGTCAAAGCATTCAAATACACCGGCAAAGTTCCCACCAACGTCTTGCCTTCACCCGTCGCCATTTCCGCAATCTTGCCATTATGCAGTCCGATACCACCGATCAACTGCACGTCGAAATGTACCATCTCCCATTTTAAAGGATGCCCGCGCACGATGATTTCCTGCCCGCACAAACGGCGCGCAGCACTCTTCACCACCGCAAAAGCCTCCGGCAAAATCTCATTCAAGGTCGAGGCCAGTTCCAGCTTGTCTTCTATCTTTGCAAAACGCGCCTTCCACTCCGCCGTTTTTTGACGCAGCGCGTCATCCGGGAGCTTTTGCAACTCCAGCTCCAGCTCGTTGATCTTCACGGCCGTGGGGCGAAGCTTCTTGACCTCACGGTCGTTTCTCGAACCAATAAATTTTTTGACAATAAATCCGATCATGTAAACCTTTGAGAATTAGCGATAGAACGGTAAGGTAAGAAGGCTTTGACGTCAAAGCCTTTAACAGCACCAAAACTGGGCGAAATCCTGATTAAGAAGTAGCGGAAGCCATCTCCTTTTTACGCTTGCCAGACGTCGGTGGCGCACCACTATTTTCTTCTTCTCTGAAACTCTTCCACATCTGCCTGGGCAACAGCCCTAAGCCTATCAACACCAACTGGCTGAATACAAATGTCATCAACCAGCGGAAGGCTGCATCAGTAAATCCATACGAGTGGAGCCCAATTCCCAGCATGTTCACTCCGAACCATGACCAACTCGTCACAATATTACCTACCAAGGCCATATTCGCCAGTCCCCGTTCCTTAACCATTCCACCCCAGCGAGCGTGAAGAATTAACGCGTTCCAAAGGACAATAATCAACGCGCCATTCTCCTTCGGATCCCAGCCCCAGAAACGTCCCCACGATTGATCGGCCCAGATGCCACCAAGCACCGTCCCCACGAAACTGAATAGTGCTGCAAAGCAAATGATTCCATAAATCATGCGGTTCAAGGACTTTCGCATATCGGCGTTTAACACTTTCGTAAACACGCCCAACACGATGTAGATGATCGCCAGAAAACCGGCCACGAAAGTTGAGGCATATCCCAGCGTCACCACCACCACATGCGTCGCCAGCCAGAAATTAGTATCCAAAACCGCACGCATCATCTCCATGGTGTCGCCACCAAAGCTCAAATGATGCGCGATGATCAAAGTCAGAAATCCGATGATCGCTGAAACGGCCACGCCGATGGAGTTCCGCCAAAAACGCTCCAGCACCAGTCCCAAAATGGTTGCTCCCCAGCCGATGAAGATGGCGGAGGAATATAAATTTGTTACAGGCGGACGTCCTTGCAGCACGATGCGGAAAATAAGTCCCGAGGTGTGCACCACCAACGCCAGCAGAACCACCGCAACCGCGGTCTTGCGCAAATAATCCCACTGTTTTGGCTTGAACCAATAACCCAGTACAAAAAGAAATGCACACACATCCAAAACCATGGCCTTATAAAACGGCTCAATCGTGTTGAATAACTGTTCCGAGCGAGCCTCCTTCAAGGCAGGCGTAAAATTCTCCACCAATTTGGTCTGATATTCATTAACCGCCGCATTGAATTCGCCAGCATTCCCCGCACGATAAGCCCTGGCCATCCTATTATATTCTTGAATGGAAAAGTCCACGGGCGAATTGGAATTACTTGTTTCGATAACGCTTTGAAGCACCCGCTTCCATTGCAAGTCTTTCGCGCCCGATGCATTTGCCATTGGCACGATCAGCGGCGTCTCCGTTTGATCCACGAGCCAGTCGAGGGCGGCCTCGTCAAAAGCCCTTTTTTCTGTTTGCGCGAAGTAGGCAGTCCGTCCTGCCTCCACATTATCCTGGTAAGGTTTAAGCGCATTATCCAGGTCTCCTCTGCCGGCAGGGCCAAGCGCCACCTTCAAATGCCTGTAAACTTGTTGGCCATTCCAAAGCTTGAGTAATGCTTGATCATATGGCTGACGCTTGCTCGGATCGACTTTTGATGCTCGAGTGGCCTCGCGCCGCAAGTCCGCAAGCTTGGGCTGAATCTGCGCCCATGAATAATGCTTTCCATCCGACTTCTTGACTGGCTCGGGGTCTGCCGGCAGCGACAGCAGGCTTTTCACATCGGGATTATCAATGCGGAATACCGGCCATTGATCCGCCTCTTCCGATTTCATCATCACTCCCAAAACCCATTCACTCGCCGAAATAATCTTCGGCTTGTCGTACCACTCTTTCCAAGGCTCCAAATTCGCAGTCTGCTTCTCACGTAACTGCAAAAGGCTGTTTCGTGCCAGCGAATCAAAAGGCTGGGTGCGACCGCCCGTTACCACAGGCAAACGGCCAAACTGATGGTAGGCCCAATCCCTGTCCTGAGGCATGCGGAGGGAACCACCTACCCAAACCGCAAATATGGCAACGACAATCCAAGGCATCCACTTCCTCATGCGGTCCTCCGTTTCGAAATAAAGCCAACCAGATGCATCAAAAATTGAATCGCCATTCCTCCACCCACCAGCAGGCAACCCACATAAGGTGTCAGCCAGCTCGGATTCCTTACTACCTGAAGATTGCTCGCGCGGTTTAGATCGTATTCAGCAGGCCCCATTTGATACTGATAAAAGGTTTGGCCCTCATAACGAAGCGGATTGTTCATATAGATGTCCACCTCACGATTTTCTCCTCTGCCCGGATTTTCAATCCGGACGCGACTCTGAAAATTCTTCGGAATATCCGTACCGGCATAAACGTCATGAGTAGTCCTCAAAAGTTGCACTGTGTAAGGAAGATAATGTCGCTCACCTCGCAAGGCAACCCGCCAGGTTTTGTTGCCAACTTCAATTTCTTGCTGGTCCATAAACCAGGGGGAAACCAACCAGGTGCCCAATACTCCTTTACTGTCTGACACTTCAATTACGGCAGCGGGAAGATTGCGCTTATCCGACTCCTTTGTTTCGGGCTCCGGGAGGACAGTGTGATGATTGCCCAATCCCTGAGTAGCTGGAGGAGGACCGGTATCGACCATCGGGGCGCGAAGTCTAATTTCACAATTTTCAACATACTCCTTCAGCCGTATCGTAAAAGGCAATTTGTCATGGTGGATTACCTTCTTTTCCTTCAGCAATGAAACCGGAATTGAAACAACCTCATCCTCACCAGCAGTTGCAGAGTCAGTCAGGAAAACCAATTCATTCCTCATGACATTCTCGGAATACTTTTTGGTTTCTCCCTCCGCAAAACTCATTTGCGTTTCACGGGAAAGGAGATCCGTCGCCAACTGTCCTGCCAAAAGCAAAATGATGCCGAAATGAGTTACATTGATGCCCAGCTTCTTCCAACTAAGCTGAAAGCGCTTTATGTGCGCCGCAAATAGATTAAGCAACAACACGCAACCAATCAGGTAACCACCGGGAAAAACAGGTATTTGCCATCCTCCGCCTTGAGGTCCCCACCAAACAAAAAAACTACGGAACCAACGGCTTTGCGCCAGATACAACCCTTCATTCACCTGCGCCAAAGTCCCAAGGAAAACCAGTACGACACCGACTCCCAGACAAAACACTGTCAGCCGGAGCGAAGTAAAAAATTTAACGATACGGTCGATCATGTCAGGGATTCGATTTTGCGAACGCTACAAAGTTTTCCTTCTCCGAACTTACCACCTCGGCGTCACCGAGCAGCTTGTAAAACCAATATTGTCCATTACGCGGCATGATCGCCCCTATCATTCGCCGGCCTTGATTCGTCATATCAACCAGTATGGATTGCGGATTGGATTCATCCAGTGGTGACACCAGTTTTGCCAGTTGATTCTCATCCGTCTCTTCCAGCCCTAGTTGCCTTCTCCACCGATTTACATTCGCCAGCGCCCCGCCTGTGTCGCTCGGAAACACACTGACAAACACCTCTGCTTTGCTGTTGTCTTTTCCTGAAACCGCAAACCGCGCGACTTGCATTTGTCCCGCAGCCTCCGTCTTCCAGCTCTTGGGAACATTCCAATTAAAATTACCGGCCACTTTTTCTGGCTCCGTAGCAGGCGTCTCTTTAGTTTCCTTGATTTGAACTGATTTTAGAAATTCCAGAAAAACAGGCTTCTGTTGTTCCACCAATGTGGGATCACCTGCCAACCGATAGAACCAGGTCCCATCCGGATGATGCACAAAAACCGTAACCACGCTCACAACTTGACTTTGACTGTTTGTCCCGGATGCCGATTCAGCATCTCTTTTGCCGGAAATCTCAAAAAGCTTTCCAGTTTCCGTTCCGAGACTCACCGGTTTAAGCTCCTTCGCCGCTTCTTCGTCAGAAAGTTCTTTCATCCCCAAATTTACCCGAAACATGTTCACGAGAAGTGCGTCCTTGCCCTGTAAATTGCCAAGCTGTGTAACACTCACTCCAGCCTGCTTTCCATCATCCCCAACAATGTCAAAATCCACCACGCTCATCCTGCCGGGCCCGGTTACCTTCCAACCTTTGGGTAAGGTATAGGTGACCTGCGGGACTGCCCGGTGCTCATGCGGAGATAATTCAGGCTCTTGCGCCGCCATCGCCGCAGGCGCAGCCACATCCTTGGGCGCAGTGTAAACTTTGATCTCCTCCTTTTGGCAGCCCACCAATCCTAAAACAAAAGCAGACAGAACCGCCCATCGGACGGAATATAAACCCTTTTTGACTGTTGTAATGAACATCACTCTATTGATTTCGAATCTAAACCTGGCTGTTTCCGACGTTATTAGACGCATTTATATGCCGCTTTGTTCAGAGAAAAGCAATCCCAGCAAAAGAAATATGGCGAATCTGGAAAATCATGACTTCCAGATTCGCCACCATTAAAACGTGAATCAGTTTAGCTAATTCCCATCCCCAGCAGGAACTCAATGTTACTCCGGGTCTTCTTAAGCTTGTTCAGCATCAATTCCATCGATTCGACCGGCGGCACACCCGTAAGCGCGCGGCGCAATACAACCACCTTGTTGTACTCCTCGGGATGATACAGCAACTCTTCCTTACGCGTGCCGGAAAGTTCGATGTTGATCGAAGGAAATATGCGGCGATCGACCAGATGGCGGTCCAGGTGAACTTCCATATTGCCGGTGCCTTTGAATTCTTCGAAAATGACTTCGTCCATGCGGGAACCGGTATCAACCAGCGCCGTCGCAATAATCGTCAGCGAGCCACCCTCCTCAATGTTACGGGCAGCGCCGAAAAACCTCTTGGGTTTGTGCAACGCATTCGCATCGACACCACCAGAAAGAATCTTTCCAGAATGTGGCTGGACGGTGTTATAAGCACGGGCCAGACGCGTGATTGAATCGAGCAGGATTACCACATCGCGCTTGTGTTCTACCATGCGCTTGGCCTTCTCAATCACCATTTCAGCCACTTGCACATGCCGTTCAGGTGGTTCATCGAAGGTGGAGCTGATCACTTCCGCCGGACGGCAGCTGCGTTCCATGTCCGTCACTTCTTCAGGACGTTCGTCAATCAGCAAGATGAAGCAATAAGCCTCTGGATTATTCTTCAAAACCGCATTTGCCAGTTTCTGCATCAAAACGGTTTTACCCGTGCGCGGCGGGGCGACGATCAACCCACGCGTTCCTTTGCCAATTGGGCAGACCAGGTCCAGCACTCGTGTGGACAGTTCGTCATGAGCGGTTTCCAAAAGGAAACGCTTGTTCGGAAACAGCGGCGTGAGGTTGTCAAAATGCGTCTTGTCCTTCGCCTTGTCCGGTTCTTCGTTATCGACACCTTCAACCTTGAGCAGCGCGAAGAATCGCTCCTTGTCTTTCGGCGGACGAATCTGGCCGGCAATCAAGTTACCGGTCTGCAGATCGAAACGACGAATCTGAGAGGGCGAAACATAAATGTCTTCCGGGCACGGCAAGTAATTAAAACTCTGCGAGCGCAGAAAGCCGAAACCTTCCGGCAACACTTCCAGCACGCCTTCGGAAAAAAGAACACCACTGCGTTCTGCATTTTTCTGGAGGATGTGGAAAATAACCTCATGCTTCCGCATGGTGCCGAAGTTCTCCACCCCAAGGTCCTTGGCCATCTGGTTTAGCTCAGTCATCGACATCGCCTGCAATTTGGCAATGTTCAATGAGTTGACGACGACATCCTTGCTGTCCTTGTCCTTCTTGTCCTTGGGAGCGGGACGCTCTTCCAGATCTTCATCCTGCGATTCAACAGGTTTTGTTGGCGGCTCAAGTTCCATCTGTCGCTGAGCCGGTGCGGGAGCTGGCGCTGCTGCACGGATTGGGACAGGTGCCGGTGCGGGAGCCGAAGCAGGAACTCCAGTCACGACATTTACATTATCTTCTGCTGCAATCTCCACCGCTTCACGGGGCGCAGCCTTGACTGCTTTTTTCGCAGCCTTCGGTTTGATGGTCTTTTTGGTACTAACTCTGGGCATAAACTAAGGTGTGATTATAAATTTTTTAATTCGTCGCGGGGGATGCAGACTTTCTGCTGATTGAACCCTGGCGACAGGCGCGGGTTGGAAGGTCAAAATTCGATCGATTAAATCGGAATGGTTACCAGCAACCAGGAGCACCCTAAGGATTGTTCACAAAACTCAATACGGCAAGGGAAATCTTGCAGTCAATTCACGGACACGATGGCGCACCTCCGCTACGGTGTCAAGATTCTTGATGTCCATCAAAACCTCGCTGATCATGTCCGCAATCGCCGCCATCTCAGTTTCTTTCATCCCTCGTGTTGTTACCGCAGGCGTGCCCAGTCGGATACCGCTGGCTTGGAATGGGGAGCGTGTCTCGAAAGGAATGGTGTTTTTATTTACGGTTATACCTGCTTCATCCAATATGATTTGGCAATCCTTGCCAGTCAAGCCTTTGGCCCCCACATCCACCAACATCAAGTGGTTGTCAGTTCCTCCACTCACCAGCCGATAGCCATTCCGTTTCATGCCATCAGCCAGTGCTTTGGCATTCTTTATAATCTGCTGTTGGTAGCTTTTAAAACCCGGCTGCAGGGCTTCGTGAAAGCAAACTGCTTTCGCTGCAATCACATGCATTAAAGGCCCGCCCTGGATGCCTGGAAATGCCTGGGAATCTATTTCCTTGGCATAACGCTCCTTACACATGATCAATCCCCCGCGCGGTCCGCGCAATGTCTTGTGCGTCGTCGTGGTTACAAAATCTGCATGTTCAATCGGACTGGGATGCAACCCCGTAGCTACCAGACCCGCAATATGCGCTATGTCCGCCAGCAGCAATGCCCCAACTTCACGCGCAATTTCCCCCATTCGAGCGAAGTTGATGGTTCGCGAGTAAGCACTCGCTCCGACAGTAATCATCTTGGGCCGATGTTCACGCGCCATCTTGGCAAGCTGATCATAATCAATCAGCTCATCTTCTTTGCGGACACCGTAATGAACGATCTCGAAAAACTTGCCTGAAAAATTTGCCTTATTCCCGTGCGTCAAATGCCCGCCATGGGTCAGGTCCATGGTCAACATCTTGTCCCCGGGCTTCAGAAACGCAAAATAAACCGCCATGTTGGCGCCGCTGCCGGAATGCGGCTGCACGTTCGCATGTTCGGCACCAAATAATTTGCGGGCCCGCGCAATTGCAAGTTGTTCGACCGTATCGACGTTCTCACACCCCCCATACCAACGTTTCTTGGGGTAACCTTCCGCGTATTTGTTGGTCAGCACGGAACCTTGTGCCTCCATCACGGCCAGACTGGTAAAGTTTTCGCTGGCGATTAATTCGATATTTTCCTGTTGGCGTTGCCGTTCGTGAGAAATGGCAGTGGCAATTTCAGGGTCGACGGTCTTAAGCTTCGATTCAAATGAGGAGGCAATATTTTCCATTTTAATTACGCGCCGTTCATGACGACCGCCTTCAAAGTGCGCGTTAAGGAAGGCGTCCACAATCTTTTTGGCCAGTTCTGGAGCTGTGATTTTTGCTCCCAGACAAATTACATTGGCATCATTGTGCCGTCGGGCGAGGGCTGCCATTTGCTCATCAAACACCAACGCAGCGCGAACCCCAGGCACCTTGTTCGCCGCCATGCACATGCCCACACCGGTTGTGCAGATCAGCAACCCCAACTCTGCCCGATGACTGATTACATTTTGTGAAACCGTCTGGGCAAAGTCCGGATAGTCAGTGGATTCCTCGGAATGCGTCCCGAGATCTGTCACACTCACACCATTGCTCGTCAAATGACGCTTGAGGACTTCCTTTAATTCAAAGCCCCCATGATCAGAACCCAGGGCAAAGGTAACCGCCGGCCCACTCTCCTGTTCCGCACCGCCTCCTGTGTCCCCTTGATCAACAAATCGTAACAACGAAGCTATGCCTTGTTCGATCTGATCGCGGCAGTTCTCATAAACCTCATAGGAACCCCCAATGGGATCACTGATGTCCTTTTCAAAAACGTCGAGCGTTTCGTCAAATTCGCGGAGCAGAAACGTCTTCTCAGCCGCTTGCGGATAAAGCAGATATACACTGTCCACATGACTGTGGGTCATCCCAAAAATGTAGTCCGCCTGCTGGACCAGTTCTGAAGTGAGCATCCGGCTGCGCTGCTTGGAGATATCAATTCCAAGCTCCTTTACTGCCTGAACCGCATAATGGCTGGGTGCCTGGCCCTCAATCGCGCCAATCCCGGCGGACATTACCTGGAAATCTCTCCTCCCTTTCATGATGTGACGGAATATCCCCTCAGCCATTGGGCTGCGGCAAACATTTCCAGTGCAGACAAAAAGGATGGTCTTCATGAGCGCGTCAACTGTGTCAACTTGAGGCGGGTGAGTTAAATCGTCAACCGCTAATCAGGAGGGCCGGAATTGCTTTATTGCCGCAATCCCTTTAATCAAATCCAGCGCCCGTCCCAAAACCGGATCCCGCACGACCGGCTTTTCAGTATCCGCCGACTGGGCGGGGGTGGAAGAAGGCACCACACTATCCAAATCCCTCAGTCCTTCCTTCCGTTCACGCATCAACTCGGCCTCGTTCAGCCGGCGAAACGTCCGATTGGTCGTAGCTGCCCCATTTGTACCGGAATTTCCTGTCGTCGCCAACAAATTTGATGGTGTGATGATTTCCTTGAAAGGATCGGCCACGTAGGACCTTTCATCCTCCGGACTCACCGCTACTTGGATATCCGGCTTGATCCCTTGTGCCGGCAGTGGGTTTCCGTCCCCTAACCTGATTTCCGAAGTCGCAATTCTTAGTGTTTGGCCATTTTTTAACGGATACAGTTTGTCGATGCTGGCTTCGCCCGCAGTATTGGTTCCAATGATCATGGCTCTGTCTGTTGAGCGCAAAACGGCTGCCAAAGCCTCCGCCGCCGCCGCCGTCTTCTGATTTACCAAAATGGCGACCGGCAACGAAATTGCATCGGGATTCTCCTTTGACTTGACGACCCCGTTTCCCATATCCAGAAGTGGCTGCTCCTTGCTGAGAAACAAGTCCGCCACCGACGCAGCCGCACCATAATCACGTCCATCAGCAAAACGTAAATCAAGTATCACACCTTTCAACTTGTTGGTGCCATCCAGTTGCTTGTAGGCATTCTTGAGTTGGTCTGCCAATCCCTCCTTGACCTGGCCAATTTGGAAGTATGCGATCGGCCCGTCGAATAATGCTGATTTGGCCAGTATCGGCGCCTGGGACTGTCCTTGCGCATTGGTCCCAGTGCTTTCAGAAGTCAGCGAAACTCTCGAATGCAATTGCGAGATAAGTCCTTGCACTGCCGCCCGATCCAGGGCCGCCGGAGTTTCTCCTGACAAATGTTCCTTGAGCAGGCTATAAACTTCGCTGAAATCAGGCAGATCGTTCGTTGCTTCAGCCCTCACCGACCCCGCTCCCGTTAGGAAAGCAAGGATACCAGCACCCCAAATAATTCGTCCCAAAAACTTCATATATATTTAATTAGTAGGCTGATGGAGTAAATCCGCTTACCCCAGCGCTTTGGCCGCAATATCGCGTCGAAACTGCGCGCCGTCGAATGCAATTTTTTCCACTGCCAGGTAGGCCGCGGCTTTCGCGGCTGACAAATCTTTCGCCCAGGCTGTCACCCCGAGCACACGTCCCCCGTTGGTCACTACTTCTTCCCCTGCCATTGTAGTGCCAGCATGAAAAACCTTGGTATGGGGCAATTGCCCCGCTTCCGTCAAGCCCGCGATTATTTTTCCCTTGGCATAACTGCCGGGATATCCGCCTGATGCCATCACCACGCAGACCGAGCTCATCAGACTCCACTTCAGCTCTATCCTGTCCAAATTCCCGCTCGCACTGGCGTCCAGCAATTCTACCAGGTCATTCTCCAACCGCGTCAAATAGACCTGCGCCTCCGGATCACCGAACCGCGCGTTAAACTCCAAAACCTTCGGTCCGTTTTTCGTCAACATCACCCCGGGATATAAAATTCCGTGAAAATCAATTCCCTCCGCCGCACACCCTTTCAGCCATGGATCAAGAATGCTTTTTCCTACTGCTCCTAACTCTGCATCGCTCAGGAACGGTGCTGGTGAATAAGTGCCCATGCCGCCAGTGTTCAATCCTTGGTCACCATCCAGGGCACGCTTATGATCCTGCGCTGTAGGAAACAGCTTCGCGGTCTTCCCATCGCACAAAGCGTGCAATGAAATTTCCGGCCCTTCCAAAAATTCCTGAATTACCACCTTCGCCCCCGCAATGCCAAAGGCTTTATTTACCAAAATCTCATCAATCGCCCGGTTCGCCTCCGCTGTGCTGCTGCAAATCAAAACTCCCTTACCCAGCGCCAAACCGTCCGCCTTGACTGCGCAACGTCCGCCCAGCGATTCCGCAAACCCCTTCGCCATCGCCACATTGGAAAACGTCCCTGCTTTCGCAGTCGGAATTCCATACTTCTCCATGAAATCCTGCGAAAAAACCTTCGACGCCTCGAACTGCGCCGCTTTCTGGTTTGGTCCCCAAATCTTCAAGCCATGCTTCTGGAACAAATCCACAATTCCCAACGCCAGCGGATTGTCCGGCCCAACCACCGTCAAATCAATTTTCTTCTCCTTCGCAAAATCCAGCAGCTTCGGGAAATCTTCCGCCCCGATGTTCACGCATTCCATAGTCGACTGGTTTTTCGCCAGTCTTTCCTGTGCAATTCCCGCATTCCCCGGCGCACACCACATCTGCGTGACATGCGGCGACTGCGCCAGCTTCCACACCAGCGCATGCTCACGTCCACCTGAACCGATGACCAAAAGTTTCATTAATGATTTTGAAGCTGTCGCGACTTCTCTCTTAACTCACGCAAAACTTCTTTAGAGAGCGACACGTCAGACTCCCGCGCTCCACTTGGCGAATGCGTTGATTAATAATTTCAAGCCATTCAGAATTCTGCCGATGAGTTTTGCTGGACAATTTCATTTAGAATTACACCACCCTCGCCTCGCCCTTGCCCTTCACCACTTCACCAATCACCCACGCCTTTTGCTTCGCCGCAAAAATCTCCTTCAACACCGCCTCGGCTTTCTCCGCAGCCACGATGATCGTCATCCCAATGCCCATATTGAACACCTGGTAAAGCTCGTCCTCAGGTACGCCACCCTTCGCCTGGATGATCTTGAAGATCGGCAACATTTCCCACGATCCCTTCTTAATCACCACATCGCAATTCTTCGGCAGCACGCGTGGAATGTTATCAACAAATCCGCCGCCGGTAATATGCGCCAATCCCTTGATGATTTTCGCTCCACCCTTCGCATCAAATTTCTTCAACAATTTCTGTACCAACGGGCCGTAACTCACGTGCACCTTCAAAAGCTCAGCACCAATCGTGTTCTTCAATTCCGGCACGCGCGTCGTAGGCTTCATCTTCAATTTCTCGAAGAAAATCTGCCGCGCCAGCGAATAACCGTTCGTATGCAATCCGCTCGAAGCCAGCCCGATCACCACGTCCCCTTTCTTGATCGTGCGACCAGTGAGCATCTTCGACTTCTCCACCACGCCCACAATCGTCCCGCTCACGTCATACTCACCCGGTTGATAAAATCCCGGCATCTGCGCCGTCTCGCCGCCGATCAACGCACAATTACTTTTCGCACAACCACGCGCAAAACCCTCGATCAATTCCTTGAACACATGCGGTTTCAGTTTTCCTGTTCCAATATAATCCAAAAAGAACAACGGCTCCGCTCCCAGCACCGCAATATCATCCACGCAATGATTCACCAGGTCCTCGCCAATCGTGTCGTGCTTGTCCATCGCGAACGCCAGCTTCAACTTCGTCCCTACGCCGTCCGTGCTCGAGACCAACACCGGTTGCTTGTATTTTTTGACGTCTAAAGCGAAGAGCCCACCGAATCCGCCCACCTTTCCCAGCACCTCGGGGCGATGTGTGGAGGCGAGCAATTGTGGCAACGTGGCCTTCACGCGATTTCCCAAATCGATATCCACACCCGCTTTGGCGTAAGCTTTTTGTTTCATTGCAAAATCTAAAGGATCGCTGATTCACTAAAATGTTCTGGCAGCCGTTCGGTGGCAACCCCGTCATCAAGGACGGAGCACCATACGAAAAGATTTAACCCGCCTCCGGTCAATACATTTCTTACTCCAACTCGGAGCATTTC
Above is a window of Pedosphaera parvula Ellin514 DNA encoding:
- the purM gene encoding phosphoribosylformylglycinamidine cyclo-ligase; the protein is MKQKAYAKAGVDIDLGNRVKATLPQLLASTHRPEVLGKVGGFGGLFALDVKKYKQPVLVSSTDGVGTKLKLAFAMDKHDTIGEDLVNHCVDDIAVLGAEPLFFLDYIGTGKLKPHVFKELIEGFARGCAKSNCALIGGETAQMPGFYQPGEYDVSGTIVGVVEKSKMLTGRTIKKGDVVIGLASSGLHTNGYSLARQIFFEKLKMKPTTRVPELKNTIGAELLKVHVSYGPLVQKLLKKFDAKGGAKIIKGLAHITGGGFVDNIPRVLPKNCDVVIKKGSWEMLPIFKIIQAKGGVPEDELYQVFNMGIGMTIIVAAEKAEAVLKEIFAAKQKAWVIGEVVKGKGEARVV
- the purD gene encoding phosphoribosylamine--glycine ligase, with the protein product MKLLVIGSGGREHALVWKLAQSPHVTQMWCAPGNAGIAQERLAKNQSTMECVNIGAEDFPKLLDFAKEKKIDLTVVGPDNPLALGIVDLFQKHGLKIWGPNQKAAQFEASKVFSQDFMEKYGIPTAKAGTFSNVAMAKGFAESLGGRCAVKADGLALGKGVLICSSTAEANRAIDEILVNKAFGIAGAKVVIQEFLEGPEISLHALCDGKTAKLFPTAQDHKRALDGDQGLNTGGMGTYSPAPFLSDAELGAVGKSILDPWLKGCAAEGIDFHGILYPGVMLTKNGPKVLEFNARFGDPEAQVYLTRLENDLVELLDASASGNLDRIELKWSLMSSVCVVMASGGYPGSYAKGKIIAGLTEAGQLPHTKVFHAGTTMAGEEVVTNGGRVLGVTAWAKDLSAAKAAAYLAVEKIAFDGAQFRRDIAAKALG